CAGTCAAGAAGAAAATCCATAACTCAAACATTATGTTTGGGGTGAGAACTTTAGAAGCTGAACGTGGAATTGGATCGTGGGAATTTGCTATCTACATATATAGCAACAATAATACAGAAGGAACAAACAATCACCCAATTGTAACTCACAAAGCAAACAGTTGAAATATCAATTAGATGATCACGTCGTCAGCTTTCAGCATTAAAAGTAAAAGCCAGGCagtgaaatgtaaaaaatgaacATTATCATGACTCAGAAGTAAACTATGGTGCATGCAGCATAGTTGATGGTGTTGTTCATAATAGTTAGGAAATTACAAGCTTGAAGGAAAGGAAATGGTACCTTAGTTTAGCTTTAGCAGTTGAGAAGCTTATGGTCTGCCTAGTTAGCAATGAAGTTGTGTTACATAGTTAGCAGAAGAAGATCCAATTGGACTTTAGTGGTTTTTCGTGTGTGTGGTATACACTGGAGATTCTTATCCACAAATATTTATCGTAATAAGATTTCGGGGTACTTTTTTGAGGCTGACATGGGAAAAAGACAAAGATCACTCGAGGAGTGGATTAGGCCACGCCAGCATTCTATTGGCAGGATCAAAATTTACCCTTTAGACTTCCAGATTCTCAATTTCAAACCCCCACCTTCCAGATTCTCAATTTCAAACTTCCCCTTTAGACTTCATTCACCCtggtgttactttttttttttattcattgataATAATATTTGGAAGAACTAAGAAGGCTTAATTGTTGTTACATTGATTAATGAATACAATGTTATCGTCAGAAATATTTCTGAAGTGTTTAACGATACCTGgcttgtttttttgttattattttcttttatcagttTTGACCGTAGATGACCAAATAATAATGTTGGCTAAGATTATTTTACACACGTGAACCGTTTATACAAGACTATCGATACACTaaaacatctttttattttaaattttaaacattcaaCGTGACACCTCtcagttttctttctttctatttacattataaattttataatatttatatctttttctctttatcaaaaaaaaaaattcatctttaccgttttttttcattttaaactcTCTTTCTCTTTGTCTTTTGTGTGGTTGTTGCGATAAATgagaatttattcttttttacaacatttttccttaaatacccttctaattaaaattattttcattgcaTTTTCCTGTCACTCACCACCAGTAAGTAAGTAGTAACCCCTTTCTCTTTTTCCGGAGATACTACTGATAAGTGCTTCGATCTTTGAGGTTAGACCATCGCCCATAACAAAGTCACATGCGTAAGCAAGGGagaataatttgaaattaaaaataaatgggaAGGGTATTTTAGGGAAAATGTTGTAAAAAAAgaagtatatttattaaatagggGAGGTATAATTATCCTTTGGATAATTGAGAAGGTAGTGAtggcaagcccaagcccaacaGCAATTGGCATAAAGTCCAAAAATCTGCAACATTTTCTATCTGTAGAGTGTAGATAGacagtgttttaaaaaaacaaacttcatCGGCTAAGTAACATGTATGGTGGTTGGTTACtaagaaataagagagaaaatgagaaattttttaaaattatgagttttacgtattttttctactttaatttgaatatattgtttcttaagtcttttttattcttttctcttccagacaatgatgatgaagatgtggAACTGGTACCAGAATAGCCTTTCTGTTCATCCAGTAAAGACCCAAGCTATTAGTTCTGCCATTCTCTGGGGTGTTGGAGACCTTTCAGCTCAGTACATTACTCATTCAGCTGCTCCAAAAAAACTACTTCAACTATCTGTATGTAACAACCCATTTCCCTTTCTCATGACTCATATAACTAAccccattttttattatatcatttttctgTCTAACCACTGCTTTCTGACTCTAGGATTGTTGTTATGCTAACATATACTGCAATGTTGAAGTGTCAATTTCTTGTGTGATAACATGGTTTGCATTTCTAAAggtggcattttttttttttttgtatttttaatggAAAATGGAAGCTGATTTTAACGAAAATATATATTCCATCAATACCTAAAGAATACTTTTATGTAAGAACCTTTAAGTTCAAGTGATACGCATCACACTTTTGATTTCCAGCttttattgattttgaattttgatatatCTCTTGGCGGTTTCAGCAATTTGCCTTGCTGGTAAGTTAAGTTGGCATGTGCAACTTTTTGATTGATTGAAGCtagttgattttgatttattgatTATGGACAAGTTTCTTGGCAACCTAAGATAATGTATTGGTGTGGTAGGATTCAGATGCTAAATTTACGATCAACTGGAACCGCTTGGCTGTTACAAGTATGTTTGGATTCGGTTTTGTTGGATCAGTTGGGCACTTCTGGTATGTGAATTCTATCTTGTTCAGTTTATTTACCAGTTTTCAGCTTTCAGTACTTCCTACTTATCAAATCATGTCTTCATATGGCAGAGTTACTATCACATAATTCACCTGTAAAGAAATTCTTCAATAACATATATCATagagatagattttaatttGCGAAGTAATGGCACAAGTATGATTTTTATGTGGGGAGTGGggactttgtaaatcagtttgttACAACATGAGATTGCGTCCAATTTTTTAGAAGGTGGCGTGTGGCCAGTTGTGcaggtttttaatttttggtatgtTCCTGTGAAATACCAGCTTCTCTATGTAAACTTCTACTTGCTGGATTGTGCTTTTCTGTCATGGTTGGAGCAACAGAAGGATGCACCCTGGAAAAAATTGTTTGCATCATTTCATTCTACGAACGAAAAAGGAGGTCATCGATGTGGAGAAGGTTgatgaaataacaaaaattgattGCTTAAAGCTTttgagtatttttattttattttatgttttccaaGTTGTAATAGATATATTGAAGATAGATATTTTGCTTTgttcgttgttgttgttgagtctAATTATCTTGAACTGTAAGCATGCTAAGAAATTATCTCCGTGCTACTAGTTGAGTGCTGCAATTATTAGCATatagtggaagcaaagatagatataatatgataaagtctataatttttgtttccttgttgCACTGAAATGTTGGGTGGACGAGGGTCAATGATCTCTcttttccttcacaaataatacGTACTACAGAATTATTGTCTTCAGTACACTATACACTATAAGGTGCCATAGCCCATGTTCCAGGAAAAACGTAAAAGATAACAAATTCATCTGCGGGCACTAAATACgtattaagtgtttttttttttcaacaaaaaaggcAGTAGCTTAAAGGAGATTGACGTTCTTAGTGAAGATGAGGCACAGAGTCTAAATGTAAGCTTAAGTCATTGTTTAACGTGGTGATTTTGATAGCAAAAAATGATCAAAGAGGTGTGTTTTTTTTGTCGAAGAGAGTGAGGCACATAAATTGCATTTCTATTTTGCTTGGTGAGACATCCAATTAGATGCATTTTGGAAAAGGTTGGAACAGTTGATAGATTAATTTCACATGTATTATAATCACTAATCAGAACATAAAGTTGAGGATACACCGTTGGAAGATGCTCTCCCGATTAAGTAGGTGTCTCATAGGAAgggttgttttaaaaaaaaatctcatcaatATATACTACAGTGATAATCAAAATAATCCAACTGTAagttttaataaacaaaaaaatctatttattagTTCCTAGACACTAATTAACAAAACCtttaaaccaaacaaaaaaatacaaaaatctcTGTTTTGCTTTCTGCGCTCTACTTGGACGAGTTTGGGAGTTAACGGGATCGTTTGGGATGGCCGTGTCCTTGTCAGGGTTGGGCCTGGGGCTCCAAAATTCTGGAAGAGTCAAGTTTAAAGCCTTTGTGGACGATAGTGTTCAGCATTGTCACTGTTTGTgccaatgtttttttattgggCTTGGGCCCATCACATGGGTCTATTCGTCAGAGATTTTTCCGTTAAGGCTTCGAGCCCAAGGGTCGAGTCTTGTGATTTCTGGGAAAGGGTTGGTGAGTGGGGTGGTGTCTATGACATTCTTGACTATTTCGAAGAAGATAACGTTTGGAGGGGTGTTTTTTGTGATGATGATGACTACGACTTTCTTTTATGTGTTTATGCCGGAGACCAAAGGCAAAACATTGGAAGAAATGGAAACACTATTTGAGGATAGTGATTGCCTGGTGGAAGTTGTTTTGGATAGTGATTTGCCTAGTTCAGGTACGTGTTATTGTGTTTACGACTTGAGGCATTGAGGCAAGTGGCATTTACGAAATTGTGCTTAATGCTAgcaaatttacttttttaccAAAGCAGATGTACTAGGCATCGAAGCAAGTAGTTTTTTACGAAAACATTATATTATCCGTATGATAAATCAATATAACATTTTTGCAATTGTCAAACAAATTATTATCAACTAATTGAAATTAACTctaaatataactttaaaatatttattacacgAATCAATAGTATTTTCATACCTTACAATTAATTAGCAATTAGTTAATAgtgatttaaataagtttttgtattttttttatctttcttcatTATAttcatcatctcatctcaaaatTCTCTCTTTTAGCCGTataattttcaacaaaattttatgaacatattatttatttgttcatAATTGTGCTCGAATAAGTAATACTTATGTGGCATTCAAAGGGATCATATATAAAGCCCATCGTATGTTTGatttagagaataaaaaaaacgaaaaaaaaaatagaaaaggagtGAAAAATAATTTGAGATTGTTGGgtaataaagataataaaagaaaacaaaggtaaattttcattttctcttatttagttgataaaaagtgaaaggaaagaaagtaaagtagatatatgtgtaaaataacataaatattcatgtttaaaaaatgaaaggtaataaataatcttttcataacttttttagaaaatacattttatacaaaaggttttttgataaaaagtgaaagggaagaaaacagacatatttataaaataaaataaatacccctatttaaaaaaatgaaaggcaatagttaatctttttataattttttaagaaaatattttttacacaagaggttttttttatagtgtagaataaataaaatgaaataaattatagtgtaaaatcaaatgaaataagttttaaaaaataatttccgttaaataaaattcaatttttttagatgataacgtttaataaatgatattttaatcatAGTTTCATTAGTTAAATACCAAAATATTAACACCATAATAACATTCACCCATGCTgtgaataaaattgtaaaaaataaccgtggagtttattaaaaatattgcaagtccgataaaaaaaaataacactccAAAAataaccattaaaaaaatagtacaagAAAAGCACAATGTCTTCACTAACAAAGTCTAGTATAGTTAGCAAATAATTGAATTGGTTAAGCAATATTTGATGAAATAGATAAAACTCACTTTAATAAATTCTATCCATTTGTTAAGATATATATTCAGTGgggaaaaaacacacacacacacaacgcCTTCTTTTAGATTAGTTTTTTTGTGTGGGATTCgtacctttcttttctttcctcaaTCTTCTATGTGCATTTTAAATTGGGGAAATGATTAATATTTGCTTCTTTATATTCTTTCTTCAATCTTAATTTCTAATGTCTTTCATGAAAAACTAACCAAAGGGTGAAGGGAGGTAGTGTCATTTCAcactagtattttttattttttacaaaactaagaaacaaagttttttaaaagaaaaaaaaaatgagattttctCTCGATTAAAGCTTATATAAGTAATGTTTTTTTAGTAGGAcgtaagagagagaaaaaaaattctcaatacTAACATAAGAAAAAACTTAGAAGAATGCTAGCGATAGTTTCTTTTGATATTGTTTATGATTGGttagaatttatttaaaatattaattttaatagattttatttctcatttgaTATAAATCagaatcattaaataaaaaataaaacctataaAAATGGTGTTTTCCAATAAATactaatcaattaattatagaTAGAATCTTAGAAGGAGAgtgtaaaagagaaagaaattggCAAACAAtcggataaataaaaataagaaagaggaaaataagtaaatcaaaataaaagaaacaaagatgAGACAATCACAAATAGTAGGACAATTAATGAGATCGATGGATGAATGTCTTTTTAAGGAACTATAGAGATTGAATTGATATAGAGATTGAATTGAAATAAGAAGCACATGAATTATGGATTattcaaacaataatattataaaaagacaAATGTTGACCGTGTTGAGAAGTGAAAAATTATActgtatatgattttttttttgggtttttgtAATTCACACAATaaatactattttctttttaattttttaattaatatcctaaAAACACTAATTAACCATAACCTCcttaaaaatcaattatatcatCATGTAAAATTCATCATAGGTAGAGCCGCTATGCATTTCTTCACCATTTCTTACCATTTTTGTTTGGAAACAAATTCAAGGGACATACCACTTTTTTTTCCAGGTTATGTCCTTGGTAACAAACAAACTCATATTTGTTGTTGCCTCCTATTTCCTCGCACCCCATTTTGCCATCTCTTTGCTATCAAACAcatcattatatatttattcgAGAATGAACAACACGCGAGGTAAAAGTAAATTCACAAAAggatgttaaaaaaatacaaaagaaaatgtcaACAAAAAGGCATATCACGtaataacttcaaaatgaaattaccaaGTTTGTAAGCCAGCCTTAAGTATCAGGTGAGTGCCCTTGCCAAATTACAAGATTTTTGGTAACTGTGATGAAGGAAGGACGCTATTCAGACGTTGCTAAAAGGAATGCGGAATCACGCACGCATAATGGAATGCTTTATTGCTTAGCCTCTACGAGAACTTCTTAGTTACTTACATTCAGATTGCCCATTATTATTCAAAGGATTTTGTTAAGggtataagttaaaaataataataaatgaaagatgtttattaaaatttaaaaattaaagtgaaaatatattgataacaTTGACTATATTTTACGgataaaaatactattatatttttatgaaaaaattactttttttctagtttttttaacCAATGTTTAGATCAACTCTTTCCCCGAAAAATACGGAGAACTAAcctgttttttctattttaatttttacgaaaaaaaaaaccatggtTCAGTTACCATCCCCATGGATCTTGTAGGGGTCCTTATTGGACCAGCACTGTGGAGTTGTTCACTAATTTCCTCTGTGGAGTgacaaataaaagaagagaaattgtGTCTATACTCTATAcataaacatgtgtatataaatttttgtacaccaaagagagaaaagtgtaGAATTAATGAGACAGGTGATCGTCAAAATAATCATACTTTGAGTCTCGGGTGATGAATCATTGAGAAAATGTGGTACTCTGTTCCTCACATCACACGTACCCACAGAACTTACGGGTTGACATTAATCTTAGTCATAAGGCAAATACCGTACGAAATCCATGTTCTCAGTGATCTCTTACGTTGTGTAAGTTACTCTAAATATAGATATTTTAGCTTCTGCTAGTGCCATCATTTACTAAGGTTGTGTTGCCTAATATTGCTTTTCTTGCTGATTTCAATTCAAAACtttataataaacaatatatattccCCACTTTTTGACGACTTTTGCTCACGGTATTATTTGGGTCCAATACCCTTGTCTGATTCTGCAAGAGTGACCTGTCTGATGCAAACTTAACGTTAAGGATTTGAAATTCCAACCTAATCTTGCTATGGTTGCGCCAATCTTAGTTGCACATGTGGGATTTGAGGGATTATACAACGTGTTATGCATATATATAGTCAATATAAATGACAAGATCTAGAAATCTGTTGtgtataaaaagaagaaaagagaaaggaagaaaacTACATGAGGACCATACGTCATGATCCAAATGTCAAACTCTAATACCTCCCCATGCTTTCATTGACAAGGCATAAGCTAACAAAAATGCGGTTCAGacccttttttatataatcataaGCAGAGCAAATCAGAGCAACAGTGTGTCAAGAAATCCATGTAATTGCAATGGTATCTCCTTGTCATTAAGTTCATGTGAATTTGAAAAGCTGACTGTAACTATCCCATGCTGTCTGTTACCCCCTTTGGTGGGGCTTTTGAACTAGTAAAGGGTAAGAGCTTCTCGTTTCCATGTGTCCTTATGTGTTTGGAACCTTCCAAGACTTTGAGATGCTCTTGAGAGAGACCTTGTCCTCATCATTCCATGCACATTTTTTACTGCTAATGTTTAAACGGGATAGATTAAGGCAACTAAAGAGTAATAGAATGGGATTAATTAAGTGGCTTCAACAacgataaattattaaataattctaAACTATGTTGTATTTGTGATCTTAATTAATCTCTAAATAACACgaaatttgatgataaaaaattaacaacataCAATTATGTGTCATATATGAAAACTAGTTTGGATTGTATTGATTAATATACAATGACGACAACAATTTGTACAAATTACTCTAACTCTTAGCTACTAGACCTATGCTAGTGAGTTGGGATTACAGTGATCAATATAGGTAAAAATTTCTCAATCTAGATTAACATGTAGTAGTACTACTAGCCAAGATGAAACTTGTTGGTGTGGCATAGACTTGAAAGTTCAAACCTCTAACTTGTCTTCTAACTACCGGACGAGTCGAGCAAGACGAGAGCATGTTGACAAAAATGCTTAATAAGATCCATTTAGAAGGGAACATTGATAAGGTGACAATAATACCTTTGTCCTCCACTCCCATATCTCACATATCGAAAATCAAATTTCCcctattctttctttctctctctgtgCACTATATAGACTTTTGTAGCTTTCTAAATTCAGAGAACTGAGAAATAAATATACTGGGAGCCCCCACCTCCTTTCACGTATTTTgaaatccaataaaaaataataaaaataataaagaagggGTCACTTTCTTGAAGCCCACCTTCTTGGTTTAGGGTTAATGCATTCTACTGGTAACAGCTATTGAAATATGCAGATATCTCAAATGGAAACTGCCTACCATTTTCATCCAAATTATGATGATTTTGGTCAAGAGTCACTATTCAACAATTGGTTCTATAGGATGCTCAGTCTCAGTTTTCCCACAGTTGAATGCTAAAAATATAGGTACTAGGTTGTATTGGTTAATTAATGCCCCGTGAGACCACTTCCATCTATATATTATAAGCTATAAGCAGTTAGGTGCATTTGTCTTTCCTATTCTGAAGTATATTCTGAAGGTGGTTGAGCTAGCAAAAGAGTCCATCGCAATAATTTAAATGGGCAATTTGAATCCTATccaatattaataaaatgagattttaagaacttttcttcttcttctactggTTGTGTCATTTGTGTGGAAGGGGAAGACAGGAAATAATTTAATACTGCTATTATATTGTACCAACATACTTGCATTATATCTCCTGTGAACATATGCTTTTTCGTGACTTGCATTATAATGTaactttattaataaataatcatacagcacgGGTcagtttagatttttttattataaaaaagagtacatataagagagaaaaaataaataaaataaataaaattaattaaattaattaaattctttttataagttaaaactaACCTATGAATATCCATTTTAAGAATTATTGagtacattaaatatttaaacggataaaagattttattgtatataataattatatctgaCTGGAATGTAATTATTTCTTGTAAAAATATCTATGGTTACTAACAAAATCTATTTTTAGAGAATTTAgataagaatttttcaaaattgataagctaattttaatttaagagaattttttttttgttttacttccATATTATCTCcccatattataattattttttttagaagtttATCTGACTAGTTTTAAAGGGGCATGTAGTTTGTTTGCAATTTTGTTATATAGTATCTTTGGAGCTAGGCGTGGAATCAACTCACTTCAGTTCTTCTaaccttttttaaataattaggcaaaaaaatatatttttagttcctgCAATTATAGTTAAATGCGGTAAGgtccttatatttttatattgattaatttagtctttaaactttaaaaaaaaaaacattgatttaatctcctatcttttaaaaaaatgtaatgaatTCTTAGAAAGAAGGAAATAAGTccacacattttttaaaaattgaggaAATGAATTTGTAAGGACTTTGACCgagtttaacaaaaaatataggaattaaaaaatacagTTTTCCCTAATAATCATGTACTAAAACTAGTATACATGGGTATGCATGTCGTCGTTGAGGA
This genomic interval from Glycine max cultivar Williams 82 chromosome 5, Glycine_max_v4.0, whole genome shotgun sequence contains the following:
- the LOC100784763 gene encoding uncharacterized protein isoform X2; the protein is MMMKMWNWYQNSLSVHPVKTQAISSAILWGVGDLSAQYITHSAAPKKLLQLSDSDAKFTINWNRLAVTSMFGFGFVGSVGHFCFSM
- the LOC100784763 gene encoding uncharacterized protein isoform X1, with protein sequence MMMKMWNWYQNSLSVHPVKTQAISSAILWGVGDLSAQYITHSAAPKKLLQLSMLNLRSTGTAWLLQVCLDSVLLDQLGTSASLCKLLLAGLCFSVMVGATEGCTLEKIVCIISFYERKRRSSMWRRLMK